The Exiguobacterium aurantiacum DSM 6208 genome includes a window with the following:
- a CDS encoding aspartyl-phosphate phosphatase Spo0E family protein, whose translation MAVITAENLHHAIERKRDELYEVASRHSWTSPEVIHISQELDTLITRHVLLKHPEEQSTR comes from the coding sequence GTGGCGGTCATCACAGCTGAAAACTTACACCATGCCATTGAACGAAAGCGCGATGAGTTGTACGAAGTCGCCTCACGACATAGTTGGACGTCTCCTGAAGTGATTCATATCAGTCAGGAATTGGACACGTTGATCACACGTCACGTCCTGTTAAAACATCCAGAAGAACAATCGACTCGTTAA
- a CDS encoding ABC transporter ATP-binding protein: MKHDIQEWAVIERLLGYTKRYGRPLSIAFVFLLLATGAKLAGPFLIKVFIDEFVTPGVYPTNWVVTLFVVYMVLHVSAIIFDYLQSISFQKIALKIVQNIRMDIFRHVMGMRLAYFDRTPAGVLVSRITNDTEAVKELYVGVMSTFVQSGVQLLGTYIFLYILEPTLATMGLVLVPLFWLIIWAYRRYSTKYFAQVRDLLSQLNAQLNESVNGMGIVQQFRQEERLIRQFEETNEAHQQARYRNLKLDSMLLRPIIELLLAFSIIGLLGYYGVLSTTEQVQIGVVYAFISYIERIFRPVLDIMQRLSEFQQAVVSADRVFKILDTDEPAPGKRLPGEARIGNGEVRFDDVTFSYDGEVDVLKHISFVAKPGETVALVGHTGSGKSSIINLLTRFYPYQSGQITIDGQPIEQFEEAELRDKVGLVLQDPFLFTGTIEDNLKLFNPVIDSDRVREAAEFVQAHTFIEKLDAGYGHQVGERGATFSSGERQLLAFARTVARDPKILILDEATSSIDTETEERVQYALDRMRRGRTTIAIAHRLSTIQDADLILVLHRGEIVERGNHQDLLRQDGLYKKMYELQSGQRLMS, translated from the coding sequence ATGAAGCATGACATTCAAGAATGGGCGGTCATCGAACGGTTGCTCGGCTATACGAAGCGATACGGCCGTCCGCTCAGCATCGCGTTCGTGTTCTTATTGCTCGCGACAGGCGCGAAGCTCGCCGGGCCGTTTTTGATCAAAGTGTTCATCGACGAGTTCGTCACCCCGGGCGTCTATCCGACGAACTGGGTCGTCACGCTTTTCGTCGTCTATATGGTGCTCCACGTGTCGGCGATCATCTTTGATTACTTGCAATCGATTTCGTTCCAAAAGATCGCGTTGAAGATCGTCCAAAACATCCGGATGGACATCTTCCGGCACGTGATGGGAATGCGGCTCGCTTACTTCGACCGAACTCCGGCCGGCGTGCTCGTATCCCGAATCACGAACGACACGGAAGCCGTGAAAGAGCTTTATGTCGGGGTCATGAGCACGTTCGTACAGTCGGGCGTGCAACTGCTCGGAACGTATATCTTCCTCTACATCCTAGAGCCGACGCTCGCGACGATGGGGCTCGTTCTCGTGCCGCTCTTTTGGCTCATCATCTGGGCGTATCGTCGCTATTCGACGAAATATTTCGCCCAGGTCCGCGACTTGCTGTCCCAACTGAACGCTCAGTTGAACGAGTCGGTCAACGGGATGGGCATCGTTCAGCAGTTCCGGCAAGAAGAACGTCTCATCCGTCAGTTTGAAGAGACGAACGAGGCGCATCAACAAGCCCGCTACCGTAACTTGAAGCTCGACAGCATGTTGCTCCGTCCGATCATCGAGTTGTTGCTCGCTTTCTCGATCATCGGTTTGCTCGGTTATTACGGGGTGTTGTCGACGACAGAACAAGTCCAAATCGGGGTCGTCTATGCGTTCATCAGCTATATCGAGCGGATCTTCCGACCGGTGCTCGATATTATGCAACGCTTGAGTGAGTTTCAACAAGCGGTCGTCTCGGCCGATCGTGTGTTCAAAATTTTGGACACGGATGAACCGGCACCCGGTAAACGTCTTCCCGGGGAGGCGCGTATCGGCAACGGTGAGGTTCGGTTCGATGACGTCACGTTCAGTTACGACGGTGAGGTCGATGTGTTGAAACATATCTCATTCGTCGCCAAACCAGGGGAGACCGTCGCTCTCGTCGGTCATACGGGAAGCGGGAAAAGTTCCATTATCAACTTGCTCACCCGCTTCTACCCATACCAATCCGGTCAAATCACGATTGACGGCCAACCGATCGAACAATTCGAGGAAGCGGAGCTCCGGGACAAGGTCGGGCTCGTCTTGCAAGACCCGTTCCTCTTCACGGGAACGATCGAGGATAACTTGAAGCTGTTCAATCCCGTTATCGATTCCGATCGTGTCCGCGAGGCGGCCGAATTCGTGCAAGCCCACACGTTCATCGAGAAACTTGACGCCGGCTACGGCCATCAAGTCGGGGAGCGTGGTGCGACGTTCTCGAGCGGGGAACGGCAATTGCTCGCGTTCGCAAGGACCGTCGCCCGGGATCCAAAGATTCTCATTCTCGACGAAGCGACGAGCTCGATCGATACGGAGACGGAAGAGCGAGTCCAATACGCGCTCGATCGAATGCGGAGGGGACGGACGACGATCGCCATCGCCCACCGCCTTTCGACGATACAAGACGCGGATCTCATCCTCGTCCTGCATCGCGGAGAAATCGTCGAACGAGGCAACCACCAAGATCTGCTTCGACAGGACGGGTTGTATAAGAAGATGTACGAATTGCAATCCGGCCAACGTCTGATGTCATAA